The window AAAAATGGTTTTACGAGGCGCTGACGGAAACCTATATTCCCATGCTGGACGTATTTGAGGGACTGGTCCGGGACAATGTGCCCTTCCGCCTGACTTTTTCTATTTCCCCGCCCCTTTTATCCATGTTAACGGATCCTTTGCTGCAGCAAAGATATATCCGGCATCTGGAAAAACTAATGGAGCTGGCCCATAAAGAAGAAGGAAAGACCTATGGTTCTCCCTACCACCAAGCGGCTCTGATGTATAAACAGAAATTTCAGCGGGCCTATGAAATCTTTGTGCACCACTACCAGGGCAATCTGGTCCAGGCTTTTAAAAGACTGCAGGATTTAAACCGCCTGGAGATTACTACCTGTGCCGCCACCCATGGCTTTTTACCTCTGATGATTCATAATAAGGAGGCGGTACGGGCGCAAATTGAAATTGCCGTAAACCTGCACCGGCAGCATTTTGGTTGTTCGCCCCGGGGCATTTGGCTGCCCGAGTGCGGGTATGCCGAGGGGGTGGATGAGATTTTAAAAGAATTTGGCCTGCAGTTCTTTTTCACCGATAGTCACGGCCTTTTGTTTGCCGCCCACCGGCCCAGGTACGGCGTTTATGCTCCCCTCTACTGCCCTTCGGGAGTAGCTGCCTTCGGACGGGACCTGGAAAGCTCCAAACAGGTTTGGAGCGCCCAGGAAGGGTATCCCGGAGATGTGGATTACCGTGAATTTTACCGGGATATTGGTTATGACCGGGAATACGAATACATTAAGGACTACATCCACCCGGACGGAATTCGCATTCATACGGGCATGAAGTATTATCGCGTGACCGGGAAAGTAGACCTGGCCGACAAACAACCCTACCATCCTGAATGGGCTCGCAATAAAGCGGATACTCATGCGGGCAATTTTATGTTTAACCGGGAAAAACAGATAGAGTTTTTAGCCTCACTCATGGACCGGCCTCCGGTGATTGTGGCTCCCTATGATGCCGAGCTTTTTGGACACTGGTGGTACGAGGGGCCCATGTGGCTGGATTTCTTAATCCGCAAAATCGCTTATGACCAGGACACCATTGAAATGATTACTCCTTCCGATTATCTGCAAAAACATAAGTGCAACCAGGTGACCCGTCCCTGTCCTTCCACCTGGGGCTCCTCCGGCTACAATGAGGTCTGGCTGAATGAGAAGAACCAATGGATCTACAGGCACCTGCATATGGCCGCGGACCGCATGCGGGAACTGGCGGATTTGTTTCCCCAGGCCGAAGGGAACCTGCTGCGGGCGCTGAATCAGGCCGGACGGGAACTGCTCCTGGCTCAAAGCAGCGATTGGGCCTTTATTATTTCCACCGGAACCATGGTGCCCTATGCGGAGAGACGAACCAAGCAGCATCTGGCCAATTTCCTAAGGCTGTATCATGAAATTAAATATTGCCGGATTGACGAGAACTTTATTGCCCATTTAGAATGGCAAAACAATATTTTCCCCGATCTTCATTACCGTTCCTGGCGAACCAGAAACACTCCGGCTTTAAGCGCCATTTCCTAGTACAGGCTAATAAGAATAGGACACGGATTTTACGGATTTCCACTGATTTACGCGGATTTTAAATCTTTATTTTAAATCCGCGTAAATCCGTATGATCCGTTCAATCCGTGTTCTATTTAATTTTTTAGAAAAAAGGAGCTGCGCAAAACCAATCATTGTGAATTGGTAATAACAGCCTTAAAAATTGCAGAAAGGACACCTCTTCACGGCCTCGCCGGATAAAAGGGACGGGTCCTTTATTTAAACCGGTTTTATAAATTGCTATAATGAAGAAAAAATCACAGGGGATGAAATAATGGATAAAGTGGATGTTCTGGCGGTGGGGGCCCACCCGGATGACGTAGAGGTGGGGGCCGGCGGGGTACTGGCCAAAATGATCCGTTTGGGAGCCGCCGCAGGCATTGTGGATCTGACGGCCGGGGAAATGGCCTCCAACGGGACGGTGGCCGAGCGGCGCCGGGAATCGGTAGAAGCGGCGGATCATTTGGGATTAAGCTGGCGCAAATGTCTTGGTTTGCCGGACAGAGGAATCGAAGTAAACCAAGAAAACGTGGCGGCGCTGGTTGAACTGATACGGGAAGCAAGGCCGCAATTAGTCCTATGCCCTTACTGGGAGGACCGTCATCCCGATCATGTGCAGGCCTGCCGTCTGGTGCAGGAGGCTTGTTTTGACGCCGGGCTGTCCCAAAGGACGACTTCCTTTCCGCCCTTTCGGCCCCAGGCAGTGTGGCATTACTTCTTATCCCGTTCGCCGGAACCTAAATTTATTGTGGATATTAGCGAGGTGTACGAAATCAAAAAAGCAGCTCTGTTGGCCCACGACAGCCAATTTGGCGCCGGCAGGAAACGGACCGGAACCTTCCTGAATTCCGGCGCCGGGAATCTGCCGGCTTTGATTGAAAGCCGGGACCGCTACTATGGAGCCTTAATCGGCGCCCATTACGGGGAGGGTTTTACCCTGGGCACGCCGCTGGCGGTTTACAACCCCCTGGCCCTGCTGGAGGTGAGGAATTGAAAATTGGCATCCTGTGTCATTCCACCTACGGTGGCAGCGGTGTGGTGGCCGCAGAGCTAGGCAAAAAATTGGCCCAAAGGGGGCATCAGATCCATTTTGTAACGGTGGGACGCCCCTTTCGTCTGCCCAGCTACCAGCCCAATGTTTTTGTGCATGAGGTGGATGCCTTTCATCATCCGCTGTTTGAAGTTCCTCCTTATTTTCTCAGCCAGGTGGGTAAAACCGTGGAAGTGGCCCGCTGCTACGGGTTGGATTTACTCCATGCTCATTACGCCATGCCCCATGCCATTGGGGCCCATTTAGCCCGGGAAATTTTAGGCCGGGAACTGCCGGTGATCACCACCCTGCACGGCACCGATACCTCCCTGGTGGGGGCGCATGCGGGGTTTTATGAAATTACCCGTCATGGCCTGGAAAAGAGTGATGTGGTTACGGTTGTATCCAATTTTTTAGCGCAGCAAACCAGAGATACCTTTCACTTTCAGGGCAGTCTGCCGGTAGTCTATAATTTTGTGGATTTAGAGGTCTTTAAGCCCCGGCAGGATTCCATCCGCAGCACCCTGGCCGGAGAGAATGAAGCGCTGCTGGTGCATGTGTCCAATTTCCGGCCCCTGAAGAGGGTATTGGACGTGATCGAAACCTTCCATTTGGTTCGTCAAAAAAGACCGGCCCGCTTGGTACTGGTGGGAGACGGTCCCGACATGCCCCTGGCTCAGTCCAAAGCCATTGAGCTGGGGCTAATCGGCGACATTGTCTTTTTAGGGCGTCAGGATGCGGTGGCCCCGGTCATTGCCGCGTCCGACGTGATGCTGCTGCCTTCCTGCTGCGAAAGCTTCGGCCTGGCGGCACTGGAAGCGCTGGCCTGCGGAGTGCCGGTGGTGGCAACCGCCTCCTGCGGTATCCCCGAGGTGGTGGAAAAAGACCGGGTGGGCTTTTTGACGGCTGTGGGAGATGTGCCGGCCATGGCTCGGTACACCCTGAAACTGTTGGAAGATAAGGCGCTGCACCAAACCATGTCGGCCCGGGCCAGAGAATATGCGGTAACCAGGTTTAATGCAGACCACTGGGTGGAAAAATATGAAGAGATTTATCAATCTGTCATGGGTTAGGGGGATCTTTTTTGAAAGCCATTACCTTTGGAATATTGGAGTCCAAGGACGGAAGCGAAGAAGCTTTAATCAAGCTGATTCATGAACACATGGACGCAGTTAAACAACAGCCCGGTTTAAAGGAAGGGTATGTGGCCAGGGCCAAAGGAAGCCCCAATAAATTTTTAGTGGCTTCGGTTTGGGAAAACGAAGAGGCTCAACAGGCGGCCATGGTGAAATTAAGCGGCGAGCCGGGGGCGGCCAGAAACTTTTTGGAGATGATGCAGGTACTGAAGGGGCAGCCGGACTTCGGCAACTATTTGGTGGAAAGCATATCCAAAACGCCAAGCGAATAGTGTTAACATAGAAGAGCAAAGAAGGAGTGGTCCCATGCCTGATTTGCGTGAAATAGAAGCAGGCACCTTTGTTCTCACAGCCGCAGCGGTGGCGGACGTGCGGGAGCAGCCGGAGGAAGGGGTTCCGCTGGTGACCCAGTTGTTGATGGGGTGGCCTGCTCAGGTGTTGGGAATGGAAGGCCAATGGCTTCATATTCAAGCGGTGGACGGCTCGCCGGGCTGGACCCCGGTGGACTGTTTCTGCCTGCCTGCCTGGCCTGAAGAAAATCCTGTAGTCCAAGTTGTCCGGGCTACGGCAGGCCTTTATTCCCGTGAGCAGGCAAATACCTGTTGCGGTACGCTGTTTTTGGGGAGCCGCCTCCGTCTGCTGGAGGAAAAAGAAAAAAATCTCCGGGTTTCTTTGCCCGGAGGAAAGTCTGCTTATCTTTTAAAAGAAGATGTCAAGGTGATTCATTCTAATCAATTAGTTAAAAACCGGGATGTTCTGGCCGCCGCCTACCTTTTTGCAGGGGCGCCCTATCTTTGGGGAGGGATGACCACCCGGGGCGTCGATTGCTCGGGGCTAACCTATATGGCCTATTTTGTCAATGGCTACCAGCTTCCCAGGGACGCTCAGGATCAATTTAAGGCCGGGGCTCCGGTGGAAAGGGACCAGTTGCATGCCGGGGACCTGGTATTCTTCTCCACCATTGACCCCGGGCCTTCCCATGTGGGCATTTATCAGGGGGAGGGCATGTTTTTTAATGCCCGGACCAAAGAAGGCGTAACCGTCACTTCCCTGCAGGATGACTTTTTTAAACATCGTTATCTGGGAGCCCGGAGATACATCGGTTTTTGAACTTGAGAATTCATTAAGGAATTTCTCTCCTTTTTATAGTATAATGAGGGCAAGTTTAAGATTACATCGATTGGGAGCGGTAAAGCATGCAAGTTACCGAAGAAATGATTTTTTTTGCCAAATGTACATGCCCTAACTGCGGAAAGGAATTTGAGCATCCGGAAGTGCGCAGCAAGTTTGTCAGCCTGGAAAAGCAGGACAGTGATTTTTGCGGGTATTACAACAACATTAACCCGGTTTATTATCAGGTTGCCGTTTGTAAACATTGCGGCTACGCCTATACCAAAAGCTCCAGTTCGCCTCTGGGGGAATATGAAAAGGCGGCGGTCCACTCCATCCTTTCCAACTGGCACAGAGACAGCCACCAGTATGGCGGCTTGCGAACCCTGGAGCAGGCGGTTAAAAGCTATAAATTGGCCATCCTCTGCCAGGAGCTTAGAAAAGCCAAGGATTCGGTCATGGGTTCCCTTTACCTGAGCCTGGCCTGGTTATATCGCTACCAGTGCCGGCAGGAAGAGGAAACGCAGGCCCTGCAGCGGGCCTTTGAATTTATGAAGCGGGCCTATGAAAGGGAAACCGCTTCAGAACTAAAACAGGAATTAAAGCTGATGTATGTTTTAGGCGACCTGGCCTACCGGCTGGGCAACAATAACGAGGCAGTTCAATGGTTCTATGCCGTAACCACCCATGAAGGGGCCGACCAATATCCCGTATTTTCCCGTATGGCCAGAAGCCGCTGGCAAGAGATCCGGGAGGAAATCAAGCAGAATAGGGAATAGGGGAAAAGGCAAAAAGAGTCATACAGCGGAACAGGCCGATAACCGGCCGCTAAGAATAGAACACGGATGGAACGGATGATAGGATTTACACGGATAGGAAACATCGCAAAAAATCCGTAAGAATCCGGGGAAATCTGTTAAGTCCGTGTTCTATTGGTTTTTTAAAAGGAGTGAACGATGCTGGAAAAAGATCAATTTGTACACCTGCATCTGCACAGTGAATACAGCCTGTTGGACGGGGCCACCCGGATTAACCAGATGGCCCGAGCGGCCAAGGAACAGGGCATGACCTCTCTGGCCATTACCGATCATGGGTGTATGTTTGGGGTGGTGGATTTTTATAAAGCCTGCCAAAAAGAAGGGATTAAGCCCATTCTAGGTTGTGAAGTCTATGTGGCCCGCCGCACCATGGCAGACAAAGTTCCCAAAATGGACGACCAGCCCTATCATCTGGTTTTGCTGGCGGAAAACCAGGAGGGGTATCAAAACCTGCTTAAACTGGTTTCTTTGGGTTACACCGAGGGTTTTTACTATAAACCCCGGGTGGACAAACAGGCTTTAGCCCGCCACCACCGGGGTCTGATTGCTCTGAGCGGCTGCCTGGGCGGCGAGGTGGCGGCCAAAATTCTGGCAGCCGAGCCCCAGCAGGCCCGGCAGGCGGCCAGAGAGTATGCGGAAATTTTCGGCCGGGGTAATTTCTTTCTGGAACTGCAGGATCACGGGTTTCAAGAACAAAGGACGGTTAACCGTGAACTGGTCAGAATGTCCGATGAACTGGACCTGCCCCTGGTGGCCACCAATGATGTACACTACCTGAGGCGTGAGCATGCCGACATTCAGGACGTTTTGTTATGCATTCAAACAGGCAAAAGCATTAACACACCGGGACGGATGAAGTTTGACTCCCCGGAAATGTACCTTAAAAACGCCCATGAAATGAATTTGCTTTTCGGGGAAATGCCGGATGCTCTAAAAAACAGCCTGAAGATTGCCGAACGCTGCCGGGTGGAATTGGAATTCGGCCACCTGCACCTGCCCTATTTTACCGTACCGGAGGGCTTTTCCCCGGCCAGTTATCTAAAGGAACAATGTCTGACCGGCGCCCTGAAGCATTACGGCCACTGCAGCGGCCCGGTAGAAGAGCGCCTGGAATACGAGTTGTCGGTCATTCACCAGATGGGCTATGAGGAATATTTTTTAATTGTTTGGGATTTTATCAAATACGCCCGGGAAAGGGGCATTGCCGTGGGGCCCGGCCGGGGTTCCGCCGCCGGCAGCATTGTAGCCTATGTCCTGGAAATCACCGGCATTGACCCTTTACAGTACGGTTTGCTGTTTGAACGTTTCCTGAACCCCGAAAGAATTTCCATGCCGGATATTGATATTGACTTTGATTATGAGCGCCGGGGCGAAGTGATCGAGTATATTGTACAAAAATACGGTACCAACCGGGTGGCTCAGATCATCACCTTTGGTACCATGGCCGCCCGGGCGGCCATCCGCGATGTAGGACGAGCCCTGGACCTGCCCTATGGGGATGTGGACCGGGTGGCTAAA is drawn from Desulforamulus ruminis DSM 2154 and contains these coding sequences:
- a CDS encoding putative quinol monooxygenase; the protein is MKAITFGILESKDGSEEALIKLIHEHMDAVKQQPGLKEGYVARAKGSPNKFLVASVWENEEAQQAAMVKLSGEPGAARNFLEMMQVLKGQPDFGNYLVESISKTPSE
- the bshA gene encoding N-acetyl-alpha-D-glucosaminyl L-malate synthase BshA, which produces MKIGILCHSTYGGSGVVAAELGKKLAQRGHQIHFVTVGRPFRLPSYQPNVFVHEVDAFHHPLFEVPPYFLSQVGKTVEVARCYGLDLLHAHYAMPHAIGAHLAREILGRELPVITTLHGTDTSLVGAHAGFYEITRHGLEKSDVVTVVSNFLAQQTRDTFHFQGSLPVVYNFVDLEVFKPRQDSIRSTLAGENEALLVHVSNFRPLKRVLDVIETFHLVRQKRPARLVLVGDGPDMPLAQSKAIELGLIGDIVFLGRQDAVAPVIAASDVMLLPSCCESFGLAALEALACGVPVVATASCGIPEVVEKDRVGFLTAVGDVPAMARYTLKLLEDKALHQTMSARAREYAVTRFNADHWVEKYEEIYQSVMG
- the bshB1 gene encoding bacillithiol biosynthesis deacetylase BshB1; the encoded protein is MDKVDVLAVGAHPDDVEVGAGGVLAKMIRLGAAAGIVDLTAGEMASNGTVAERRRESVEAADHLGLSWRKCLGLPDRGIEVNQENVAALVELIREARPQLVLCPYWEDRHPDHVQACRLVQEACFDAGLSQRTTSFPPFRPQAVWHYFLSRSPEPKFIVDISEVYEIKKAALLAHDSQFGAGRKRTGTFLNSGAGNLPALIESRDRYYGALIGAHYGEGFTLGTPLAVYNPLALLEVRN
- a CDS encoding C40 family peptidase gives rise to the protein MPDLREIEAGTFVLTAAAVADVREQPEEGVPLVTQLLMGWPAQVLGMEGQWLHIQAVDGSPGWTPVDCFCLPAWPEENPVVQVVRATAGLYSREQANTCCGTLFLGSRLRLLEEKEKNLRVSLPGGKSAYLLKEDVKVIHSNQLVKNRDVLAAAYLFAGAPYLWGGMTTRGVDCSGLTYMAYFVNGYQLPRDAQDQFKAGAPVERDQLHAGDLVFFSTIDPGPSHVGIYQGEGMFFNARTKEGVTVTSLQDDFFKHRYLGARRYIGF
- a CDS encoding DUF2225 domain-containing protein; this translates as MQVTEEMIFFAKCTCPNCGKEFEHPEVRSKFVSLEKQDSDFCGYYNNINPVYYQVAVCKHCGYAYTKSSSSPLGEYEKAAVHSILSNWHRDSHQYGGLRTLEQAVKSYKLAILCQELRKAKDSVMGSLYLSLAWLYRYQCRQEEETQALQRAFEFMKRAYERETASELKQELKLMYVLGDLAYRLGNNNEAVQWFYAVTTHEGADQYPVFSRMARSRWQEIREEIKQNRE
- a CDS encoding glycoside hydrolase family 57 protein is translated as MAKGYLAMVMHAHLPYVRHPETEHFLEEKWFYEALTETYIPMLDVFEGLVRDNVPFRLTFSISPPLLSMLTDPLLQQRYIRHLEKLMELAHKEEGKTYGSPYHQAALMYKQKFQRAYEIFVHHYQGNLVQAFKRLQDLNRLEITTCAATHGFLPLMIHNKEAVRAQIEIAVNLHRQHFGCSPRGIWLPECGYAEGVDEILKEFGLQFFFTDSHGLLFAAHRPRYGVYAPLYCPSGVAAFGRDLESSKQVWSAQEGYPGDVDYREFYRDIGYDREYEYIKDYIHPDGIRIHTGMKYYRVTGKVDLADKQPYHPEWARNKADTHAGNFMFNREKQIEFLASLMDRPPVIVAPYDAELFGHWWYEGPMWLDFLIRKIAYDQDTIEMITPSDYLQKHKCNQVTRPCPSTWGSSGYNEVWLNEKNQWIYRHLHMAADRMRELADLFPQAEGNLLRALNQAGRELLLAQSSDWAFIISTGTMVPYAERRTKQHLANFLRLYHEIKYCRIDENFIAHLEWQNNIFPDLHYRSWRTRNTPALSAIS